In Bacteroidales bacterium, a genomic segment contains:
- a CDS encoding DEAD/DEAH box helicase yields the protein MREIRFALGYMPHRLWGRILLAQVLEKEPGREFHIPGEYIQNDPSTMAYQRLSPMQREVLQLVDEYSDRNLHRVFSRQKTVKQFQDQVDRELIRTHIRPYIEKKLFAILQIARDNRIPVFVKEKSTRNVFPEDFLKLERMPAVPVFSFSYRNQLSYALSLIHGEHQLILKDVPLELVTNDPCTIILGDTLYFVNDIDSKKLKPFMTKERVLVPLQSEGKYFGSFVRNTLRDYHTLNEGFEVRTISPFPRAVLCLEVGISKRPVWILSLYYQKYRITRESPLRRFVNYLGEASGHAFEKFERDFEWELEMVDLLNEVGLRSSDECNFYLNHKFNKDHVSDIYSAINFINENGSALAASGIEIKQRLDREYYLGKIELNIDSREKNDWFDIYGQIRLGDLEIPFIQLKNHILEGNREFLLPGNSIFVLPEEWFARYLSMFEFGKSAGDGIRIHKQHFSMVDNSVRGFHAETLAKLEALKSLESLPETAVPAGLDATLRDYQLEGFRWLCHLQQNDFGGCLADDMGLGKTLQAIAILLRSRELGSESGETDKDTASISARGQLSLFSQPAKKLTSLIVVPASLIHNWARECRRFAPGLKILSHAGAQRNRELSNFSYYDLVLSTYHTVRQDSANLSTFRFHYIILDESQMIKNPSSKLYHAMASLQSDYKLVLTGTPIENSLTDLWSQINFVNPGLLGTLSFFKRTFVQPIEKKGDESREEKLKELIHPFILRRTKDEVARELPPLYEQIRYVNMTESQHRLYEEEKSQVRNAILENFEELGVEKSSMIVLQALTRLRQIANHPDLVEEFTGEESGKFTEVYRNIESVISEGHKVLVFSSFVKHLDLFRTRFEEDGIGYAYLTGSRNQRQRETAVKDFQANSDCSVFLISLRAGGVGLNLTAADYVFILDPWWNPAAEMQALSRAHRIGRESRVFVYRFISNDSIEEKIQRLQERKRELAETFVTSNNPLKSLSEKELIELFT from the coding sequence ATGAGGGAGATTCGATTTGCCTTGGGCTATATGCCTCACCGTTTATGGGGAAGGATTTTACTGGCACAGGTACTGGAGAAGGAACCGGGCCGAGAATTTCACATTCCGGGGGAATACATCCAAAATGATCCTTCGACCATGGCGTATCAACGCCTGAGTCCCATGCAGCGGGAAGTGCTTCAGCTGGTAGATGAATACAGTGATCGGAATCTGCATCGGGTTTTCTCCAGGCAAAAGACAGTGAAACAGTTTCAGGATCAGGTGGATCGTGAGCTTATTAGAACTCATATCAGGCCCTATATAGAGAAGAAGCTTTTCGCCATTCTGCAGATTGCCAGGGACAACCGCATTCCGGTTTTTGTTAAAGAGAAAAGCACCCGGAATGTATTTCCGGAAGATTTTCTTAAACTGGAGCGCATGCCTGCTGTTCCCGTTTTTAGTTTCAGCTACCGGAACCAACTCTCCTATGCCTTGTCGCTGATTCATGGTGAGCATCAGCTGATCCTGAAGGATGTCCCCCTGGAGCTTGTTACCAATGATCCATGCACCATCATCCTGGGCGATACTCTTTACTTTGTCAATGATATCGACAGTAAGAAGCTAAAACCATTTATGACCAAAGAGCGGGTCCTGGTTCCACTTCAGTCGGAGGGGAAGTATTTTGGATCTTTTGTGCGGAATACACTCCGGGATTATCACACTCTGAATGAAGGATTTGAAGTGAGGACCATTTCCCCTTTCCCTCGGGCTGTCTTATGCCTGGAAGTGGGGATCTCTAAGCGGCCGGTATGGATCCTTAGCCTGTACTATCAGAAATACAGGATTACACGTGAAAGTCCCCTGAGGCGCTTTGTCAATTACCTGGGTGAGGCCAGCGGGCATGCATTTGAGAAATTTGAACGGGATTTTGAATGGGAACTGGAGATGGTAGACCTGCTGAATGAAGTGGGACTTCGATCCAGTGATGAATGTAATTTCTATTTAAATCATAAGTTTAATAAAGATCATGTAAGTGATATATATTCAGCGATTAATTTCATTAATGAAAATGGATCCGCCTTAGCCGCTTCCGGCATAGAGATCAAACAGAGACTGGATCGTGAATATTATCTGGGAAAGATCGAACTGAACATTGATTCCAGGGAAAAGAATGATTGGTTTGATATATATGGGCAGATCAGGCTGGGTGATCTGGAAATCCCTTTTATCCAGTTAAAGAATCACATCCTGGAGGGAAACAGGGAGTTTCTCTTACCCGGCAACAGCATCTTTGTGCTGCCTGAAGAGTGGTTTGCCCGTTACCTTTCCATGTTTGAATTTGGGAAATCGGCCGGGGACGGGATCCGGATTCATAAGCAGCACTTCTCCATGGTGGACAATTCGGTTCGCGGGTTTCATGCCGAAACCCTGGCGAAACTCGAAGCTTTAAAAAGTCTGGAGTCCCTCCCGGAAACAGCTGTCCCCGCTGGCCTGGACGCCACCCTCAGAGACTATCAGCTGGAGGGATTCAGGTGGTTGTGCCACCTGCAACAAAATGATTTTGGAGGCTGCCTGGCTGATGATATGGGACTGGGGAAAACCCTGCAGGCAATTGCCATTTTGTTGCGATCCAGGGAACTTGGTTCTGAATCAGGGGAAACGGATAAGGATACTGCATCGATATCTGCCAGGGGACAGCTTTCACTATTCAGTCAACCCGCAAAGAAGCTTACCTCTCTGATTGTTGTTCCAGCCTCCCTCATTCATAACTGGGCCAGGGAGTGCAGGAGGTTTGCTCCCGGTTTAAAAATACTTTCGCATGCAGGGGCACAGCGTAACCGTGAACTATCCAATTTCTCCTACTATGACCTAGTCCTTTCCACCTACCATACGGTGCGCCAGGATAGTGCGAATCTGTCAACTTTCAGGTTTCACTATATTATCCTGGATGAGAGCCAGATGATCAAGAATCCCTCCTCTAAGCTTTATCATGCCATGGCTTCTTTGCAGTCAGATTATAAACTGGTCCTGACCGGTACGCCCATTGAGAACTCATTAACCGACCTGTGGTCGCAGATTAATTTTGTAAATCCCGGCTTACTGGGGACCCTCAGTTTTTTCAAACGCACATTTGTTCAACCCATTGAAAAGAAGGGTGATGAGTCCAGGGAGGAAAAGCTCAAGGAGCTGATTCATCCTTTTATTCTCCGGCGGACAAAAGATGAGGTTGCCCGGGAACTGCCCCCTTTGTATGAACAGATCCGGTATGTGAATATGACCGAATCGCAACACAGGCTTTATGAGGAGGAAAAATCCCAGGTACGCAATGCCATACTGGAGAATTTCGAGGAGCTGGGAGTAGAAAAATCATCCATGATAGTTCTTCAGGCGCTGACGCGTCTTCGTCAGATCGCTAACCACCCCGACCTGGTGGAGGAGTTCACCGGTGAGGAATCCGGGAAGTTTACAGAGGTTTACCGGAATATAGAGAGCGTGATTTCAGAGGGACATAAAGTGCTGGTTTTTTCCTCATTTGTCAAACATCTCGATCTGTTCAGAACTCGTTTTGAGGAGGATGGAATCGGATATGCATACCTGACCGGTTCAAGAAACCAGCGACAGCGGGAGACGGCAGTAAAAGATTTTCAGGCCAACAGCGATTGTTCGGTTTTCCTGATTTCCTTAAGGGCAGGCGGAGTAGGCCTTAACCTGACCGCAGCAGATTATGTCTTTATTCTTGATCCCTGGTGGAACCCGGCGGCGGAAATGCAGGCTTTGAGCCGGGCACACCGGATTGGTCGGGAGAGCAGAGTATTTGTATACCGTTTTATCTCAAACGATTCCATTGAGGAAAAGATACAGCGTTTGCAGGAGCGGAAACGGGAACTGGCGGAGACCTTTGTCACTTCCAATAATCCTTTGAAATCTCTTTCGGAAAAAGAGCTGATCGAACTTTTCACTTAA
- a CDS encoding YfiR/HmsC family protein, with amino-acid sequence MKRFHKLVMLVIITLAAPTIFAQQGFTNETRALYILDISRYVLFTDTNHLQDQFVITILDNDSNLYFDMEKLAKTRREIQGKPIVIKVCTDILYLQPSQVVFLNREDGFRIDEVIEKIRGENTLLISEGYPFRTSMINFVVINGEPRFEANEELMIQEGLFVNELFLAQAIKTREDWESLYEVTEGELELEKSITEQQYVLIEQQQDQIRDQEILIRDNQRTLESLRQEIGERETEIAQKSKVLQIQETKILSQSATIEAQLKEVNQQRKVLADQELNIRTKEEAILQKEEEIRMQDEKIVLQAEAIQKQKIIIFAAALALLLVIGLVYFIWQNYRNKKKANILLQAQRDQIAYQKKHITDSIEYAKMIQTAILPSMELFSHKLDHFVLFKPRDIVSGDFYWAEEIDDKFLIVTADCTGHGVPGAFMSMLGISLLNEIIISKEICRPDLVLNHLRDKIIEALRQETGSVVKDGMDMTVCLFDRKKLHLQFSGANNPLYLVSDNQLTQLRGDKMPVAIHDIMDPFSLHELELKRGDTFYTFSDGFADQFGGPDRKKFLAKNFKKLLLSVQHLPMIDQGNRLDEVFTDYRKDIEQIDDVVIIGVKA; translated from the coding sequence ATGAAACGCTTCCATAAACTGGTGATGCTGGTGATAATTACCCTGGCCGCTCCAACTATTTTTGCACAGCAGGGCTTCACCAATGAAACCAGGGCGCTCTATATCCTGGACATTTCCAGATATGTCCTTTTTACAGACACTAACCACCTTCAGGATCAGTTCGTTATCACCATACTGGACAATGATTCGAATTTGTATTTTGATATGGAAAAACTGGCAAAAACCAGAAGAGAGATACAGGGGAAGCCCATAGTAATCAAAGTTTGTACCGATATACTTTACCTGCAACCTTCCCAGGTGGTTTTTTTAAACCGGGAGGATGGATTTCGGATCGATGAAGTGATTGAAAAAATCAGAGGAGAAAATACTTTGCTCATTTCTGAAGGATATCCCTTTCGTACGTCCATGATCAATTTTGTTGTTATTAATGGAGAACCCAGATTTGAAGCCAATGAGGAGTTGATGATTCAGGAGGGTCTTTTTGTCAATGAGCTCTTTCTGGCCCAGGCCATAAAGACCCGGGAAGACTGGGAATCTCTCTATGAGGTCACAGAAGGGGAGCTGGAACTGGAGAAGAGTATAACCGAACAGCAATATGTGTTAATTGAACAGCAACAGGATCAGATACGTGACCAGGAGATCCTTATCCGGGATAACCAGCGAACCCTGGAGTCTTTGAGACAGGAGATCGGTGAGCGGGAAACAGAGATAGCACAAAAATCAAAAGTGCTGCAAATCCAGGAGACTAAGATTCTGTCCCAGAGTGCCACCATTGAAGCCCAGCTTAAAGAGGTGAACCAGCAAAGGAAGGTCCTGGCCGATCAGGAATTAAACATCAGGACTAAGGAGGAGGCTATTTTACAAAAAGAGGAGGAAATCAGGATGCAGGATGAGAAAATAGTCCTGCAGGCAGAGGCCATTCAGAAACAGAAAATAATCATTTTTGCGGCTGCCCTTGCTCTGCTGCTGGTAATTGGCCTGGTGTACTTTATCTGGCAGAATTACAGGAATAAGAAGAAGGCGAATATTTTACTTCAGGCCCAGCGGGATCAGATTGCCTATCAGAAGAAACATATAACCGATAGCATAGAGTATGCAAAGATGATCCAGACCGCCATTCTTCCTTCCATGGAACTTTTTTCACATAAACTGGATCATTTTGTGCTTTTCAAGCCGAGGGATATCGTAAGCGGCGACTTTTACTGGGCCGAGGAGATCGACGATAAGTTCCTGATTGTCACAGCCGACTGCACCGGACACGGTGTTCCGGGTGCATTTATGAGTATGCTGGGAATCAGTCTTCTAAATGAAATCATTATCTCAAAGGAAATCTGCAGGCCGGATCTGGTCCTGAATCATTTACGCGATAAAATCATAGAAGCCCTCCGGCAGGAGACCGGTAGTGTCGTTAAGGATGGTATGGATATGACGGTCTGTTTGTTCGACAGGAAGAAGCTCCATCTGCAGTTCAGCGGCGCCAATAATCCGCTTTACCTGGTATCTGATAACCAGCTTACACAGCTTAGAGGAGACAAAATGCCGGTTGCCATTCACGATATTATGGATCCTTTCTCCCTGCACGAGCTGGAATTGAAACGGGGCGATACCTTCTATACCTTCTCGGATGGATTCGCGGACCAGTTTGGGGGTCCGGACCGGAAAAAGTTCCTGGCAAAAAACTTCAAAAAACTGCTGCTATCTGTCCAGCACCTTCCCATGATTGATCAGGGGAACCGGCTGGATGAAGTATTTACCGATTACCGCAAAGATATAGAGCAGATTGATGATGTAGTGATTATCGGCGTAAAAGCTTAA
- a CDS encoding 4Fe-4S dicluster domain-containing protein, translating to MDPILIVPVIIGVLGLILFLPIKGATYFHLSRPVKRVHEADAVLSRSLLIPGSEAYESYYKQHPEFRSTDDRSRRAPGLLDARSRYYQAGTFKAAKANFEIINYLGGISRGAISEGEALSEQPSREALKNDPFKTSRFILHWLRKTGAHSVGFTRLQEYHLYSHKGRGKQAGSPILKEHEHAIAICVEMDHRMMQSSPRGTAVMESSEQYLQSGVLALKLAAWIRELGYKATAHIDGNYEVICPLVAVDAGLGTIGRMGLLMTPRLGPRVRISVVSTNMPLCYEIKSPDRTILHFCHHCKKCALVCPSAAIPDGPREMIDGAERWQINSEKCYQYWTTSGTDCGRCIAACPFSHPDKLFHRFIRWGIKNNLFFRYLAIKLDDLFYGRLPAIQPLPEWADIGDKQ from the coding sequence ATGGACCCCATACTCATAGTCCCAGTCATCATCGGAGTTTTGGGACTTATACTTTTTCTTCCAATTAAAGGAGCTACTTACTTTCATTTAAGCAGGCCGGTGAAGCGAGTGCATGAAGCTGATGCTGTACTTTCCAGAAGTTTGCTGATTCCAGGAAGTGAAGCCTATGAAAGCTATTATAAACAACACCCGGAATTCCGTAGTACTGATGACCGGTCCAGAAGAGCCCCGGGACTTCTGGATGCGCGATCCAGGTATTATCAGGCCGGCACTTTTAAAGCTGCAAAAGCAAATTTTGAAATCATAAACTATCTGGGGGGCATTAGCCGCGGAGCTATTTCCGAAGGGGAAGCTCTTTCTGAACAGCCTTCCCGGGAAGCCTTAAAGAACGATCCCTTTAAAACCTCCCGCTTTATCTTACACTGGTTAAGGAAGACCGGTGCTCACAGTGTTGGATTCACCCGATTGCAGGAATATCACCTTTATTCTCATAAGGGCAGGGGGAAGCAAGCCGGATCACCCATCCTGAAAGAGCATGAACATGCTATAGCCATTTGCGTTGAGATGGATCACCGGATGATGCAATCCTCACCCCGGGGTACAGCGGTTATGGAGTCCTCCGAACAATACCTGCAATCGGGAGTTCTTGCACTGAAACTGGCTGCCTGGATCAGAGAACTTGGTTACAAGGCCACCGCTCACATCGACGGGAACTACGAAGTGATCTGCCCGCTGGTAGCCGTTGATGCGGGATTGGGAACCATAGGAAGAATGGGGCTGTTGATGACCCCCCGCCTTGGACCAAGAGTAAGAATTTCCGTGGTAAGCACCAATATGCCACTTTGCTATGAAATAAAAAGTCCAGACAGAACCATCCTTCATTTCTGTCATCATTGCAAGAAATGCGCCTTGGTTTGTCCCTCCGCCGCCATTCCGGACGGCCCCAGGGAAATGATCGACGGGGCGGAACGCTGGCAGATCAACTCAGAAAAATGTTATCAATACTGGACCACTTCCGGAACAGACTGTGGAAGGTGCATCGCAGCCTGTCCATTCAGCCATCCCGACAAGCTGTTTCACCGGTTTATAAGATGGGGTATAAAAAATAATTTGTTTTTCCGGTATCTGGCCATTAAATTGGATGATCTTTTTTATGGCCGCCTGCCTGCAATACAGCCATTGCCCGAGTGGGCAGACATAGGGGATAAGCAATGA
- a CDS encoding SLC13 family permease produces MTISSYIALGIILLMIAALIKEILRPGLILFSALVIFMSFGILSAEEALSGFSNKGMITVALLFLVSEGVKESGVLNRIGTLILPKKRKPIPRLLMQIMIPVSAISAFLNNTPVVIIFGPMLKKWADKLSLPSQKFLIPLSYATIFGGTCTLIGTSTNLLVHGMMLDRGMAGLGMFELAKVGLFIVFFGFIYMNLFSNRLLPGEKIPRFSFPNDTREYNFDLYLPKNSNLIGKEIEKRRLPGLDEFTVRTVIRDGKHIRISNSPFQLDTDDELIVAGSSENVGYLTQATEVKMKALEEVSPDFLKKSLRQVEVVLAPRFPGIQRTLGEFDFFGHYNAVVMAVHRNGERISTNLNKLELKAGDNLMLLTTEDFTRYWGESRVFYMATEIGEMDDAKDRRRRWIAMILVFLMIAGATAGQFIPVQGKHQFDMFFFAAVTMVLMALMKIFSAKKYTKPINWDVLITIACAIGISRALQNSGAADFIARSTIKLSKGFGPLGVMAAIFIITNIFTEIITNNAAAAITFPIAYAAAIQMGVDPRPFFITICVAASASFSTPIGYQTNLIVQSIGNYKFSDYWKIGLPLNILALIISLLVIPRFWPF; encoded by the coding sequence ATGACGATCTCTTCCTATATAGCCCTGGGTATAATCCTGTTGATGATTGCTGCCCTGATAAAGGAGATCCTGCGCCCCGGCCTGATCCTCTTTTCTGCCCTGGTTATCTTCATGTCTTTCGGTATCCTCTCTGCAGAAGAAGCATTGTCGGGCTTCTCCAACAAGGGGATGATCACCGTCGCATTACTATTTCTGGTCAGTGAAGGAGTGAAGGAATCGGGAGTGTTGAACCGAATTGGCACACTCATTCTTCCAAAAAAACGAAAACCTATTCCCAGGCTGCTCATGCAGATTATGATCCCTGTATCGGCCATATCCGCCTTTTTAAACAACACTCCCGTGGTGATTATTTTTGGACCCATGTTGAAAAAATGGGCCGATAAGCTCAGTTTGCCCTCCCAAAAATTCCTGATCCCCCTCTCTTATGCCACCATATTCGGGGGTACCTGCACCCTTATCGGTACTTCAACCAATCTACTGGTACATGGTATGATGCTTGATCGGGGTATGGCCGGGTTGGGTATGTTTGAGCTGGCCAAGGTGGGGCTCTTTATTGTCTTTTTCGGTTTCATTTATATGAACCTCTTTTCTAACCGCTTACTGCCGGGAGAAAAAATCCCCAGGTTCAGTTTTCCAAACGACACCCGGGAATATAATTTTGATCTGTATCTTCCAAAGAATTCAAATCTGATTGGGAAAGAGATTGAGAAGCGCCGGCTGCCCGGACTTGATGAATTCACGGTTCGGACAGTGATCAGGGATGGCAAGCACATACGCATCTCAAACTCTCCTTTTCAACTGGACACGGATGATGAGTTAATTGTTGCGGGAAGCTCTGAGAATGTGGGTTACCTGACCCAGGCCACGGAAGTAAAGATGAAGGCCCTTGAGGAAGTATCCCCGGATTTCCTTAAAAAATCCCTTCGCCAGGTGGAGGTGGTACTTGCTCCCCGCTTCCCCGGAATTCAGCGCACCCTGGGTGAGTTTGATTTTTTTGGTCACTATAACGCAGTGGTCATGGCTGTGCATCGAAACGGAGAACGTATAAGCACCAACCTGAATAAACTGGAATTAAAGGCGGGGGATAATCTGATGCTTCTGACCACAGAAGACTTCACCAGGTACTGGGGCGAATCCAGGGTCTTTTATATGGCTACAGAAATAGGCGAAATGGATGATGCCAAGGACCGTCGCAGAAGGTGGATAGCCATGATACTGGTTTTCCTGATGATTGCCGGAGCCACTGCCGGTCAGTTCATTCCGGTACAGGGCAAACATCAGTTCGACATGTTCTTTTTTGCTGCGGTCACGATGGTACTCATGGCACTTATGAAAATATTTTCTGCTAAAAAGTACACTAAACCCATTAACTGGGATGTGTTGATCACTATCGCCTGTGCCATCGGGATCAGCAGGGCTCTGCAGAATTCCGGGGCGGCCGATTTTATTGCCCGAAGCACCATTAAACTCTCGAAAGGTTTTGGGCCCCTGGGGGTAATGGCAGCCATATTTATCATCACCAATATATTCACGGAAATCATTACCAATAATGCCGCTGCAGCCATCACTTTCCCGATTGCTTACGCAGCAGCCATCCAGATGGGGGTGGATCCCAGACCTTTTTTCATTACCATTTGCGTGGCAGCATCTGCCAGCTTCTCTACCCCGATTGGCTACCAAACCAACCTGATTGTGCAGAGTATCGGCAACTATAAATTCAGTGATTACTGGAAAATAGGATTACCCCTGAATATCCTGGCGCTAATCATTTCACTGCTGGTCATTCCACGATTCTGGCCTTTCTGA
- the ggt gene encoding gamma-glutamyltransferase has product MKNFLISLSLTLLFNTSFGQDRMTGLPFATRSEVIARHGMACTSQPLATQVALDILKAGGNAVDAAIAANALLGLVEPTGNGIGGDLFAIVWDAETERLYGLNASGRSPRSLTLDFFKENAYQKIPAYGPLPVSVPGCVDGWFELHKRFGTMNMEAILSPAITYAREGFPLTELIAHYWTSASFLSQYPNVKEVYMPGGKSPEKGEIFKNPYLASTLQKIAEGGRDVFYKGEIARTIDAFMKEQGGFLSYEDLASHTSEWVEPVSSNYRGYDIWELPPNGQGIAALQILNILEHFDIASMGFGSSEYIHHFVEAKKLAFEDRAKYYADPAFNALPVGQLISKEYAAKRTELIDPQRASRNLDAGEMEHGNTIYMTVADGKGNMISLIQSNFRGLGSGMCPPGLGFILQDRGELFSLEEGHFNVYEPGKRPFHTIIPAFITKDGQPYMSFGVMGGSMQPQGHAQIVINMIDFGMNLQEAGDAPRIRHDGSSQPTGTEMTDGGVVMLESGISYESIRGLMQRGHQVQYSDGGYGGYQAIMWDKKNEVYFGASESRKDGQAAGY; this is encoded by the coding sequence ATGAAAAATTTTCTTATTAGTTTAAGCCTTACACTGCTCTTCAATACCTCCTTCGGACAGGACAGAATGACCGGTTTGCCATTTGCTACGCGTTCCGAAGTGATTGCCCGGCATGGAATGGCTTGCACCAGTCAGCCCCTGGCGACTCAGGTGGCTCTAGATATATTGAAAGCGGGAGGGAATGCAGTGGATGCGGCTATTGCTGCAAATGCACTGCTTGGACTGGTTGAACCCACCGGAAACGGAATAGGCGGGGATTTGTTTGCCATCGTATGGGATGCAGAAACAGAGCGCCTGTATGGCCTGAATGCCAGCGGAAGGTCGCCCCGTTCTCTGACTTTGGATTTTTTCAAGGAAAATGCTTATCAAAAAATTCCCGCCTACGGACCGCTTCCCGTATCTGTTCCTGGTTGTGTGGATGGGTGGTTCGAACTGCATAAACGTTTTGGGACCATGAATATGGAGGCGATACTCAGTCCGGCAATCACTTATGCCAGAGAAGGTTTTCCGCTTACTGAACTCATCGCCCATTACTGGACTTCAGCCAGTTTTCTAAGCCAGTATCCCAATGTGAAGGAAGTATATATGCCGGGAGGAAAGTCTCCCGAAAAAGGGGAGATATTCAAAAACCCCTATCTGGCCTCCACCCTTCAGAAGATTGCCGAGGGGGGACGGGATGTCTTCTATAAAGGGGAGATCGCCAGGACGATCGATGCATTTATGAAGGAGCAGGGAGGATTTCTGTCCTATGAAGATCTGGCCAGTCATACATCCGAGTGGGTAGAGCCGGTTAGTTCCAATTACCGCGGATACGATATCTGGGAATTGCCCCCCAACGGCCAGGGCATTGCGGCTCTCCAGATCCTGAATATTCTGGAGCACTTTGATATTGCTTCCATGGGATTTGGCAGCAGTGAGTACATCCATCATTTTGTTGAGGCCAAGAAACTGGCATTTGAAGACAGGGCAAAGTACTATGCCGACCCGGCATTTAATGCCCTGCCCGTTGGCCAGCTCATCTCAAAAGAGTATGCGGCAAAAAGAACAGAGCTGATAGACCCTCAAAGGGCTTCCCGCAATCTGGATGCTGGTGAGATGGAGCACGGGAATACCATCTATATGACGGTCGCGGATGGGAAGGGTAATATGATTTCGCTGATTCAGAGTAATTTTCGCGGACTGGGTTCGGGGATGTGCCCGCCCGGACTTGGTTTTATCCTTCAGGACCGGGGAGAGCTTTTTAGCCTTGAGGAGGGCCATTTCAATGTGTATGAACCGGGTAAAAGGCCCTTTCATACCATCATTCCTGCATTTATCACCAAGGATGGTCAACCCTATATGAGCTTTGGAGTGATGGGCGGTTCCATGCAGCCCCAGGGCCATGCTCAGATTGTGATTAATATGATCGATTTCGGTATGAACCTGCAGGAAGCCGGGGATGCTCCAAGAATCCGTCATGACGGATCTTCACAACCAACCGGTACAGAGATGACCGATGGCGGAGTAGTTATGCTTGAATCGGGAATCTCCTATGAGAGTATCAGGGGACTGATGCAAAGAGGTCACCAGGTCCAGTATTCTGACGGTGGGTATGGCGGTTACCAGGCTATTATGTGGGATAAGAAAAATGAGGTCTATTTCGGGGCTTCGGAGTCCAGGAAAGACGGGCAGGCAGCAGGTTATTAG
- a CDS encoding family 16 glycosylhydrolase, translating into MVPSTEKVETADDKLRADYEAFRDYENSDELKHYLELEKEVKSNAFKVRKKKMKRAAYKDSEEFQRETEYQVLKKSGQLVWYYRTKKKYPFKEIERWDLTFDEKFNEGKLDRSKWMTQHFWGEKSLNEPYAMEDDLSFPTNGENIEFYDNKARIVTKEGKTSGLVWRPEQGFVREDFDYTSGLINTARSFSQKYGVFHAKIKMAGTALAQAFWMVSETMLPHIDVARFENGKHYSNYFWGSSASPNRSVSKTRGHKYADEYFIYTLEWTPNKLTWKINGKVFKTQTSGVPQEEMYINFSSSLKKDASGAGLPSAMEIDWVRVYKLKDK; encoded by the coding sequence ATGGTACCCAGTACCGAGAAGGTGGAAACAGCAGATGATAAACTGAGAGCTGATTATGAAGCTTTCAGGGATTATGAAAATTCGGATGAATTGAAGCATTACCTTGAACTTGAAAAGGAAGTGAAATCGAATGCTTTCAAGGTTCGGAAGAAGAAGATGAAAAGGGCTGCCTATAAAGATTCTGAAGAGTTTCAAAGGGAGACAGAATATCAGGTCCTGAAAAAATCCGGGCAGCTTGTGTGGTATTACAGGACAAAAAAGAAATATCCTTTTAAAGAAATTGAGAGATGGGATCTCACTTTTGACGAGAAATTTAATGAGGGTAAACTGGATCGATCAAAATGGATGACTCAGCACTTCTGGGGCGAGAAGAGCCTGAATGAGCCCTATGCCATGGAGGATGATCTTAGCTTTCCCACCAATGGGGAGAACATCGAGTTTTATGACAACAAGGCACGAATCGTTACAAAAGAGGGTAAAACGTCTGGCCTGGTTTGGAGGCCCGAGCAGGGATTTGTCCGCGAGGATTTTGATTATACTTCGGGACTGATTAACACAGCCAGGAGCTTCAGTCAGAAATACGGGGTATTTCATGCAAAAATAAAAATGGCCGGTACTGCATTAGCCCAGGCCTTCTGGATGGTGTCGGAGACCATGCTTCCGCATATAGATGTGGCCAGATTCGAAAATGGTAAACACTACTCCAACTACTTCTGGGGTTCAAGCGCATCTCCCAACAGATCTGTCTCAAAAACCAGGGGACACAAGTATGCGGATGAGTATTTCATCTATACTCTGGAATGGACACCCAATAAACTGACCTGGAAGATCAACGGAAAGGTATTTAAGACCCAGACCTCAGGGGTTCCACAGGAAGAGATGTATATTAATTTCTCTTCCAGCCTGAAGAAGGATGCTTCCGGGGCAGGGCTCCCCTCCGCCATGGAGATCGACTGGGTAAGGGTGTATAAGTTAAAGGATAAGTAA